The genomic DNA GTGTTTCCTGTGGACCTATCTCGAGTGCCCCGTCGGGGTTGAACGCGAGCAGTCCCGTCAGCGCCAAGACGATGAGCGCAAGCGGCTCTTCACCCGTAATGGGGCCGACTTCGAGGATCGTAAGCGGCAGTACGCCTAGTGCGACGGCGCTGCCGAACCGGAACCGGTCGATGTCGACGTTACCGCGCAGCCACGGCCCCAACAGCGCGACAGCGAGCGCGAACCCGACACCGACAAGCGCTGCGCCGGTCCCGTACACCACGTACATCGGTTCGGCGACGACGGCAACCGCAAAGCCGTTGGGCTGGAAGCTGGCGACCAATCCAAGGGCGATGATGACTCCTGGCCCGGGAAGATATTCACCGATGGTCGCGCTGGCGGTCTTCGCCGCAACCGCGAGGATGACAAGCGCTGCAAAGCGCTTGAAAATATCCATCGCCAACAGCGACTCGATAGTCGGCGCGATAGCCGCCTGCACGGCCGCAAACGGGACGACAAGCGCGCCCACAAGCAGGATGTTTCGGACTCGGTCGCGGCGACTGCCTTCCATCTCAGCGAGAACGACTGCGAGCGTCGCACTCCCGCCGAATATCAGCAGGCCGACTTCAATCATCCCCAAGACAGAGGAGACAGCGCCCGCAACGACGAGGGCGGCGAAGATACCGTCGAGTAACGGCAGCGCCATGACAGTCCCTAGTAAACGGGTGCCTTCACCGACGCGTCGCTCAAGACGGAGCGCGACCGGATGTCGGGACGTACTCATACCTTAGGCTGGCAGTCCCTCACCGTAGGAGCGGTGGTGAATATGGCGATACCCTCTCGGACGGCCGCAGAAGCCTCGCTTGAGGGTATTCTCCGCTTTATTGAATCCCATCGAAAATGTAAATGTAATGCCGGTGTCGAGAGCGGTCTCGCCGGCAATGCGCTGGTCGATGGGACTTGCGGAGTCCATACTGCGAATTACAACCGGTTTTTACATAAGTGTTGTGTGGTTGTGGTTCACAGACGAAAGACGAACGAGCACAAGGAGGTGATTTTTGAAAAAATACTCCAGCTAAGGAGACAGAAAGAGCTACGAATAGCCAGGTTTGTGCACTAATGATTGGGTCCACACATCGTTCAGCCTCCCGAAGTTATCGGAGGTCAGTCGGTCGCCGGTGTGCCGACGCACACCACGCAGTAGCCGTCTCGCAACGTTTTTGGGCGGCCGATTCGGACCGGTTACATGGCGAGCGACGAACCCTTCTCCGAGAAACTCCGCGTACCCGAGGCGCTGACGTTCGACGACGTACTGCTACGGCCGAAAGAGAGCCGTGTCGAACCTGACGACGCCGATATGGCGACGCGGGTGTCGACGAACGTCTCGCTCAACATCCCGGTCATCTCGGCGGCGATGGATACAGTCACCGAAGCCGAACTCGCAATCGAGATGGCCAGACAGGGTGGCCTCGGCGTCCTTCACCGGAATATGTCCGTCGAGGAGACGGCACAGCACGTCGAGGAAGTAAAACGAGCCGACGAGCTCATCATCCGGGATGTCGTTACCGCGTCACCGGACCAGACGGTCCGTGAGGTTGATGCGATGATGGAACGAAAGGGCGTCTCTGGGGCCCCCGTCGTTGACGACGATGATACGGTCCTCGGTATCATCTCCGGAACTGACATTCGACCGTATCTGGAGGTCGGCGAACACGACAGCGTCCAGGAGGCGATGACCGACGAGGTCATTACCGCGACTGAAGAGGTCAGCCCCCGTGAGGCGCTTGAGCTGATGTACGAGCACAAGATAGAGCGAGTCCCGATAGTCGACGACGAAAACCGGCTGACCGGTCTCGTGACGATGGCTGGCGTTCTCGCCCGCCGCGAGTACGACAACGCCGCTCGCGACGACGACGGCGCGCTCGTTGTCGGGGTCGCCGTCGGCCCGTTCGAGCTTGAGCGAGCGCGTGCTGCCGATGCGGCAGGCGCGGACATCGTCTTCATCGACTGTGCACACGCACACAACCTCGACGTTATCGACTCCGCCAGAGAGATTCGCGAAGAAGTCGACGCCGATGTCGTTGTCGGTAACATCGGCACCCGAGAGGCCGCCGAGGCTGTCGTCGACTTCGCTGACGGGGTCAAGGTCGGCATCGGTCCCGGTTCCATCTGTACGACGCGGGTCGTCTCCGGGTCCGGGATGCCACAGATTACGGCCGTCGCCGAAGTCGCCGATGTCGCATCTCAACACGACACGCCGGTCATCGCCGACGGCGGTATTCGCTACTCCGGCGACGCCATCAAGGCCATTGCGGCCGGCGCTGACGCTGTCATGCTCGGGTCGTACTTCGCCGGGACCGAGGAAGCACCGGGTCGTGTCATCACCATGAACGGCAAGCGGTACAAGCAGTACCGCGGCATGGGCTCAGTTGGTGCAATGAACGACGGCGGCGGCGACCGCTACCTCAAGGACGACGAGGAAGACGAGGAGTTCGTGCCTGAAGGTGTCGAGGCAGCGACACCGTACAAGGGACCACTCTCCTCGGAGCTCCACCAACTCGTCGGCGGAATGCAGTCCGGAATGGGCTATGTCGGCGCGGAGACGATTCCGGAATTCAAAGAGCGCAGTGAGTTCGTCCGGGTCTCCTCTGCCGGCCAGACAGAAAGCCACGCCCACGACGTCGTTATTACCGACGAAGCGCCGAACTACAGCCCCGACAGCAACTAAAACGGCAGCAATCGACCGGGCGCTACAGCTCTTCGCTGGAGCCGAGCGGGCCGTCGAGCCGGTCGTCGAGTTCTTCTTCGAGTTTATATCGCTGGACCTTCTGCGTCGCCGACCGCGGTAGCTCCTCGATGATGAAGATACGCCGTGGGTGGGCATACGTCGCGACGTGGTCAAGCGTGAAGTCTCGGAGCTGTTCTTCTTCGAGGTCGGCATCCGGCTCCGGAACGACGAACGCGACCGGCGCTTCGCCTTTGATTTCGTGTGGGGCGGCGACGACGGCAGCCTCGGCAACCCCCGGATGCTCGTAGAGGGCGTCCTCAACTTCGGCGGGGTAAATGTTCTCACCGCCGGAGATTATCATGTCGTCGGCGCGGTCGACCATCCAGAAGTAGCCGTCTTCATCGACGCGGGCGATGTCTTCGGTGTAGAACCACCCATCGTCGTCGAAGACGGCACCGGTTTTTTCCGGTCGGTTGTAGTATCCCTCGAAGACGTTCGGTCCACGGATTGCGATTTCGCCAGTCACCTGCGACTCATCGGTGAAGTCAATGTCGTCGTCTGGTGCCGGTTCGAGTTGGTCGGAATGGAGCCGCGTCTCGCGAGTCTCGGGGTCGACAAGTTTGATGTCGACCCCACGGAGCACGGGCCCGATACAGCCGGCGGATTTCCGGACGCCACGCGACGGTTCGGTACAGCCCGCCGGCCCGGTTTCGGTCATTCCCCAGCCTTCGGTCATCGGCACGTCCCACGCGTCTTCGATGGTGCGCCGCGTATCGTCCGCCAGTGGGGCAGCCGCACAGACGACATCGTTCAGCGACGCCATGTCGTAGTCGTCCGGCGACTCTCGATAGACCTGCCACATCATGTTATACAGCGCCGGCACGCCCGCGAACGTCGTCACGTCGTTCTGTGAGATGGTCTGCAGAATCATCTCCGGGTCCGGGCGCGGAATCATATGCATCGTTCCTCCCTTGTAAATGAACGTCCCCTGAATGGCGTTGAGCGCGTAGATGTGGAACAGCGGCAACACGAGCGCAGTGTTGTCGTCGGCGTCGACGGGAAGGCCGCCCTTCGTGTACGACTCGATTGTCGAAAGCAGGTTCTCGTGGGTCAACAGCACGCCCTTCGGCTTGCCGGTCGTTCCGGAGGTGTATGGCTGGACGGCAACATCGTCGTATGCGCGCTCGACCGTCTCGAACTCGTCGTCGGCTTCGGCCACCGCCTGCGAGTAGTTGACAACATCGTCATCGCCGACGCCCGGCACGTAAACGTTGCCAACACCCGCGTTGTCGGCGAGTTCGGTCGGGCCGGCGATGCGGCCGTCGTCGGTGTCCATCCCGCCGACAAGCAGCGGTGAGCCGATAAGATGGTCGACGCCGCTGTCCTGCAGCACGAACTCCAGTGTGTTTGGGTCCATCCGGAGATTCAGGGGGACGGGCACGGCACCGGTCTTGATGGCTCCGAAGTAGGCCGCCGGGAACTGGTCAGTGTTGGGGATATAGAGCCCAACGCGGTCGCCGGCCGCAACCCCGTTTTCGACGAGAACGTTGGCGACACTGTTTGCCGTCGCTTCGAGTTCGCCATAGGTCGTCTCTTGGCTCATAAACTCGACGGCGACGTTGTCCTCATACCGGTCGGCCGCCATCGAGAGGAGGTCGCCCATGTGCCGCAGTGGTGCTCCGTTATAATGTTCCATGGTAGCATCCAAATCTCCGAAGCATGGATATTAAAGATTCGCCCGAGGGGAAAAATTACAGAACACAGTACGGAGTGCCGTGGCAACGCCGAGAAATACACAAAATGTGGGCGGGCTGACGCTTCGCGGCGGTGCCGGCGGGCCAGCCCCACCATATCAGCTATTCGGGCGTGACGTCGAGCGACCAGTCGCTGTCGGCTTCGATATCAAGCCAGACCACGCCGGCTAGGTCGGTCTTGGTTTCCCCGTCGAACGTACCGAGCTCGTTGAACAGTAATTCACCAGCAAGCGATGTCGAGGCCGCCTCGCCGTAGCCTTCGACAATAAAGTTCATACTTCCGTCGTGTTCGCCGGCGACCGTTTCCGATCCGTTCAGTTCGACCGGCCCCACCACGTCCGACCCTGTACCGGTGGCCGAGACCGGCGGCGTGCGGACGGCCTCGGCCGGTGCCCGTGGCTGACCGACCTGCAACGACCACTCGCCGCCAGCGTCGACATCGAATCTGTACGACCCCGCCGGCGTCGGGACGGCGACAGCCCCGCTCGTCGCACCGATGTCGTTGACGAGCAACTCAGTTCTGTCTCCCTCAAGTTCGATAATAACGTTCCCGGCGCCCGTATGTTCGAACACGACCACAGTGAGTCCACTCCCCAGCGTCATCTCGTCGGTGACGACTGCTCCCTCGCCGTCGAGGCGTTCGATGCCGTCCGCATCAAAGAGCGGTTGGTCGCCGCCGAGGGTTTCAGTAACGGAAAGCAGTGTTCCCGCATCCGACCGGTCGGTGTCGTCGTCTTGCTCGGGTGTCTCCTCTGGCTCCGTTGGGTCCTCATCTTCGGCCGTCTCCTCTACGTCGTTGCGT from Natronomonas pharaonis DSM 2160 includes the following:
- a CDS encoding DUF5794 domain-containing protein produces the protein MSTSRHPVALRLERRVGEGTRLLGTVMALPLLDGIFAALVVAGAVSSVLGMIEVGLLIFGGSATLAVVLAEMEGSRRDRVRNILLVGALVVPFAAVQAAIAPTIESLLAMDIFKRFAALVILAVAAKTASATIGEYLPGPGVIIALGLVASFQPNGFAVAVVAEPMYVVYGTGAALVGVGFALAVALLGPWLRGNVDIDRFRFGSAVALGVLPLTILEVGPITGEEPLALIVLALTGLLAFNPDGALEIGPQETPDTGVPAATDGSGVDDESPLEDPLDEPSGSDDDQSEDGEPGVSDGDRAPWL
- the guaB gene encoding IMP dehydrogenase; this translates as MASDEPFSEKLRVPEALTFDDVLLRPKESRVEPDDADMATRVSTNVSLNIPVISAAMDTVTEAELAIEMARQGGLGVLHRNMSVEETAQHVEEVKRADELIIRDVVTASPDQTVREVDAMMERKGVSGAPVVDDDDTVLGIISGTDIRPYLEVGEHDSVQEAMTDEVITATEEVSPREALELMYEHKIERVPIVDDENRLTGLVTMAGVLARREYDNAARDDDGALVVGVAVGPFELERARAADAAGADIVFIDCAHAHNLDVIDSAREIREEVDADVVVGNIGTREAAEAVVDFADGVKVGIGPGSICTTRVVSGSGMPQITAVAEVADVASQHDTPVIADGGIRYSGDAIKAIAAGADAVMLGSYFAGTEEAPGRVITMNGKRYKQYRGMGSVGAMNDGGGDRYLKDDEEDEEFVPEGVEAATPYKGPLSSELHQLVGGMQSGMGYVGAETIPEFKERSEFVRVSSAGQTESHAHDVVITDEAPNYSPDSN
- a CDS encoding class I adenylate-forming enzyme family protein, which codes for MEHYNGAPLRHMGDLLSMAADRYEDNVAVEFMSQETTYGELEATANSVANVLVENGVAAGDRVGLYIPNTDQFPAAYFGAIKTGAVPVPLNLRMDPNTLEFVLQDSGVDHLIGSPLLVGGMDTDDGRIAGPTELADNAGVGNVYVPGVGDDDVVNYSQAVAEADDEFETVERAYDDVAVQPYTSGTTGKPKGVLLTHENLLSTIESYTKGGLPVDADDNTALVLPLFHIYALNAIQGTFIYKGGTMHMIPRPDPEMILQTISQNDVTTFAGVPALYNMMWQVYRESPDDYDMASLNDVVCAAAPLADDTRRTIEDAWDVPMTEGWGMTETGPAGCTEPSRGVRKSAGCIGPVLRGVDIKLVDPETRETRLHSDQLEPAPDDDIDFTDESQVTGEIAIRGPNVFEGYYNRPEKTGAVFDDDGWFYTEDIARVDEDGYFWMVDRADDMIISGGENIYPAEVEDALYEHPGVAEAAVVAAPHEIKGEAPVAFVVPEPDADLEEEQLRDFTLDHVATYAHPRRIFIIEELPRSATQKVQRYKLEEELDDRLDGPLGSSEEL